The proteins below come from a single Salvelinus fontinalis isolate EN_2023a chromosome 1, ASM2944872v1, whole genome shotgun sequence genomic window:
- the LOC129852263 gene encoding oocyte zinc finger protein XlCOF6-like produces MSRLKDQLATVMRLLVNAAVVEISKLLDECTSQNVSNESQRQCTGPGTELSATMKRLCKEAMQKIISLIDEDTASLRLQVSVCQRENPVLKENLQVMDGDLRTTRGLGEVDAEDRKTQGKDRTKCVRLSDVNSGMSSETEEECAEWITLKEGTLQQDTQTGHTHDDTDGESRTEAGEDATIEHTLEEEITTSLSPAKAQDDQDLEPAAPTDISKDAKMAAPTVRQMRLRAVRRTKGQKSVKGDKCLSCVQCGKAFSKLSNLKAHQVVHTGERPFKCTQCGKGFTAKCSLKVHHVIVHKREKRFKCTYCGKIFGTQSQLKEHQVVFKGEKEKVLRCTLCAKAFPAKCSLKAHRIAVHRGEKRFKCSQCGKVFARQRDMIVHQGVHTGERPFKCTTCGKSFTARRSLNVHVLTVHKGERPFSCDICGNRFSQRSGLKAHRRTHTGEKPYMCDQCGKGFSLKSALNTHHVVHTGEKAFSCEICGKCFSLAPNLRRHQQTHSGVKAFPCDICQKSFTQASHLKVHQRIHTGEKTFVCDVCGKSFNQKSSLMIHQKIHSGDKPYDCLECGKCYRSANYLKRHQVTHTEKKTHSCEECGKNFHSATNLKTHCRVHTGKKTFTCDICEQGYSSLSYYNAHRLIHTEGKPFSCTMCEKHFAKQRFLNLHLRTHTGERPHTCDLCGKSFSFAQNLVRHKRVHTGEKPFLCILCGKTFSQANNLKAHQQVHTGEKPYNCSKCRKSFSCMRNLKEHKCIEVQQQIVEVTVGDSHKYCNNI; encoded by the exons ATGTCACGTTTAAAGGATCAACTGGCCACCGTCATGAGGCTTTTAGTAAATGCAGCCGTGGTGGAAATAAGTAAATTGTTGGACGAGTGCACGAGTCAAAACGTTTCCAACGAGTCACAGAGGCAGTGCACTGGCCCTGGGACTGAG CTGTCTGCCACCATGAAGAGATTGTGCAAAGAGGCCATGCAAAAAATCATTAGTCTCATAGATGAGGATACAGCTTCTCTGCGTCTGCAAGTgtctgtgtgtcagagagagaatcCGGTTCTGAAGGAGAATCTCCAGGTGATGGATGGGGACCTGAGGACAACTAGAGGGCTTGGAGAGGTGGATGCAGAGGACAGGAAGACCCAAGGAAAAGACCGGACTAAATGTGTGCGCTTGTCTGATGTCAACAGTGGCATG TCTTCAGAGACGGAGGAGGAATGTGCCGAATGGATCACGTTGAAGGAGGGTACGCTGCAACAGGACAcccagacaggacacacacatgaCGACACAG ATGGAGAATCCAGGACAGAGGCCGGGGAGGATGCTACTATTGAACACACCTTGGAGGAGGAGATTACTACATCACTCTCACCAGCAAAGGCCCAAGATGACCAAGACTTAGAGCCTGCTGCGCCCACAGACATATCCAAGGATGCTAAGATGGCGGCTCCCACAGTACGTCAAATGAGACTGCGTGCAGTGAGACGCACAAAGGGCCAGAAATCTGTCAAAGGAGACAAATGTTTAAGCTGTGTACAGTGTGGGAAGGCTTTTAGTAAACTAAGTAACCTGAAAGCCCACCAGGTTGTCCACACAGGTGAGAGGCCATTTAAGTGTACGCAGTGTGGGAAGGGCTTTACAGCAAAGTGCAGTCTCAAAGTACACCACGTTATAGTCCACAAAAGGGAGAAGCGATTCAAGTGCACATACTGCGGGAAGATATTTGGCACCCAGAGCCAGCTTAAAGAACACCAGGTGGTTttcaaaggagagaaagagaaggtatTAAGATGTACTTTGTGTGCTAAGGCTTTCCCTGCAAAATGTAGCCTCAAAGCTCACAGAATAGCtgtacacagaggagagaagagattcAAGTGCTCTCAGTGTGGGAAGGTTTTTGCCAGGCAGAGAGATATGATAGTACACCAGGGTGTACACACAGGAGAAAGACCATTTAAGTGTACAACGTGTGGGAAGTCTTTTACAGCTAGACGAAGTTTAAATGTACACGTTCTGACTGTACACAAAGGAGAGCGACCTTTCAGCTGTGACATATGTGGCAATAGATTCAGCCAGAGAAGTGGCCTCAAGGCTCACCGAAGGACCCACACCGGAGAGAAGCCCTACATGTGTGACCAATGCGGAAAAGGCTTCAGTCTGAAAAGTGCCCTAAATACCCACCACGTAGTTCACACTGGTGAGAAAGCATTTAGCTGTGAGATCTGTGGCAAATGTTTTAGTTTAGCGCCTAACCTCCGCAGACACCAGCAGACTCACTCTGGTGTTAAAGCGTTCCCCTGTGACATATGCCAGAAGAGTTTCACTCAAGCTAGTCATCTCAAAGTCCACCAGCGCATTCACACAGGTGAGAAAACGTTTGTATGTGACGTATGTGGAAAGAGCTTCAACCAGAAGAGTTCGCTGATGATCCACCAGAAGATACACAGTGGGGACAAACCCTATGACTGCTTAGAGTGTGGAAAATGCTACCGGTCTGCAAACTATCTGAAAAGGCACCAggtgacacacacagagaaaaaaaCTCACTCTTGTGAAGAATGCGGAAAGAATTTCCACTCCGCTACCAATCTCAAAACTCATTGTCGGGTCCACACAGGCAAGAAGACGTTTACCTGTGATATATGTGAACAAGGGTACAGTTCCCTGAGTTACTATAACGCTCACCGGCTCATTCACACTGAGGGGAAACCATTCAGCTGCACCATGTGTGAGAAGCACTTTGCCAAACAGCGTTTCCTCAATCTTCACCTACGCACTCACACTGGAGAGAGGCCACATACCTGTGACctgtgtgggaagagcttcagtTTTGCACAGAACCTTGTTCGCCACAAACGTGTGCACACTGGGGAGAAACCGTTTCTCTGCATTCTGTGTGGGAAGACTTTCAGCCAAGCGAACAATCTCAAGGCTCACCAGCAAGTGCACACTGGGGAAAAACCATACAACTGCTCCAAATGCAGGAAGAGCTTCTCCTGTATGAGAAATTTGAAGGAACACAAATGTATTGAAGTTCAACAACAAATAGTGGAAGTGACTGTTGGAGACTCTCACAAGTACTGTAATAATATATGA